The genomic window GGGCCAAAAGATGGATCACTACATTTGGCCCAAAAAAACTGTAAATGCAGCGAGAGATGGTGATGGGCCCTGGTCGTACAAACGGATGCCGCATGAGAACGGCTATATGCCGTGCCCATGCCGCCTCGCTGGCCGATGTGGTACAAAACATTTTTCTATCGCAAGGATCAAAGGCAGAGTTTATAAAAGCTTAATTTGTCGTTAAGCACCTGCAGAGCTCGCATGACCGACCCAGAAAATACTTTAATAACACTGCTAATCAGTAATCTGGTTCCATTTTCCACGCACAGGAGAGTGATTACTTTTGCATTATTAATTGATGTTGTGATATTTAtatgaatacatatataaatgatATTTCTGCAAGTTGGGTGCAGTTGCAGAGTAGGTTAGTCCCCCCTAGGCCAAGGTCACTCGCACACATCCAGCCCCAGCCAACAGGTTCCAAGGGCCCATTTGCTACTCCACCCACGGTTTTCTCTCAAACCTTCGGCCCTCGAATCAGCTATGTGCCAAACAAAATGCTCATATATAcccatatatatgcacacatcTTTCATTGCATTTGGCCTCCATCTGCCAACAAACTCGCTAGCTACCAGGAGAGGACCATTAACGATTTAATACactgacacacacacacatatgtgcaAGTTCGATCGATACAAGACAGGAAGAGATCACCATGTCTAGCTAGCTAAATTAATAAGCTAGCTAGAGCTGGTTGCATGGTTGATTAGCTACGACGTGCAGTTGATTAGAGATGGAAGAGATCGCCGGTggtggctcgccgccggcgatggaggaggaggagagttaTGTGGAGGTGGCGTCGAGGTTCTACCGCGTGAAgcccggtgccggcggcggcggcggcggcggccgccgtctcCACTTCCTCGAGTCGTGCTTCCTCTGCAAGAGCAgcatcgccggcgaccgcgacaTCTTCATGTACAGGTAATTCAGTTCGCAACTCAATTGATATATATCCTTAATAAATTTCACAGAAATTTTGTGTGTTCAAAGTTCAACAAGGAATTGATCTTGATTAATTTGCATGTGTAGAGGGGATGCAGCGTTCTGCAGCGACGACTGCAGGCAGGAGCAGATGGACATGGACGAGGCGCTGCAGGCGGTggcgcgccgccatcgcctccgttcgtcggcggcgccggcttccgccgaggcagcggcggcggcgccggcgaggtctcCGATGATGCACCGCCGGCCGACCATCGCCAACTTCGCGGCACGCACTCCAGTGGCCGCCACCAGCTAGTGTTGTGTACTCCTATACTAACATGGTCGAGAGATGAATCTGCCGCTGCGTTCATGAtcaactgcatgcatgcacgcatcgctcatcatcatcaaacGCCAAAGTTAAATTAAACAGTGTGGattggcatatatatatgtatgtagccTAGGTAGTTGTAGATCCATGGAATATTACATAGGTCCG from Oryza glaberrima chromosome 6, OglaRS2, whole genome shotgun sequence includes these protein-coding regions:
- the LOC127776093 gene encoding FCS-Like Zinc finger 1-like, with protein sequence MEEIAGGGSPPAMEEEESYVEVASRFYRVKPGAGGGGGGGRRLHFLESCFLCKSSIAGDRDIFMYRGDAAFCSDDCRQEQMDMDEALQAVARRHRLRSSAAPASAEAAAAAPARSPMMHRRPTIANFAARTPVAATS